The DNA segment GGTGGGAAGCGGGCGGCGGTGTCGGGATAAGAATACCGGTCAAATTTTATAATCTTTCGATTGACATTAAAGGGCTGTTTTCCGGGAAAAGCAGTTTTCGTTATTGTGGAGAGCTCAACTTTGTTCGCATGATCCGGCCAAAGATATATGCCTATGCCGGGCCGAATATCACATTCTGGAAACTCCAGTTCGGCCCTGATACTAAAGGCGGCCCCGGATTTCAACTCGGAGCAGGATACAAAGTCGGCGGCGATGAAAATTCTTCCCTGTTGGCTGAAGCCGGTTTTAAATATATGGCGGGAAAGATCAAATTAAATGACCCCGCCTTGGGAAGTACCAATGAAGTCGGGATGCATAGCAGCACCATATTTTTCAGAGTCGGTTTTCTCTTTCATTCCACCAAGTAAATTGGCTGATGCCCGATAAAAATCGGCCCTTTGAATCAACCATTCAAAGGGCCATTTCTTATGCGGAAGGCGGGATTTGAACCCGCACGCCGTGAAGCGCCACCCCCTCAAGATGGTGCGTCTGCC comes from the Candidatus Zixiibacteriota bacterium genome and includes:
- a CDS encoding exported hypothetical protein (Evidence 5 : Unknown function) is translated as MKRLLFVPILLLFISAQGQDLQQKAVGIWMGGMTGGIKISDTSLSVENAAGWEAGGGVGIRIPVKFYNLSIDIKGLFSGKSSFRYCGELNFVRMIRPKIYAYAGPNITFWKLQFGPDTKGGPGFQLGAGYKVGGDENSSLLAEAGFKYMAGKIKLNDPALGSTNEVGMHSSTIFFRVGFLFHSTK